TGACGCCGATGATCTTGAAATCGACCTGGTTGATCCTGACTTTCTGGCCGATGACGCTGGCGCCTTCGCCGAACAGGTCATCTCTGGTGGTCGGGGCCAAGACTGCCACTTTAGCCAAGCTCTTTACCTGGGCCTCATTGAAAAATGAGCCGTCGGCGACTTCGACATTCCTGACCGAAGGGTAGGCCGGGGTGGTGCCGACTATCTGCGTGTTCGTATTCTTGCCTTTGGCCGTTACTTGGTAGCGGCGGGAGACATCAGGCGCCACAGCCTTGATTGCAGCGACGCCGCTTTTTATTGCCTCAGCATCATCCAGAGTCAATGTCTGGACACTGCCGCGGCCAGCATTTACTCCTCCGCCAGCGCCCCGCGGCGCCCCTGGAGAAATCAACAATAAATTAGACCCGATCGACTGGATGCTCGACTCGATCGAGCTTTGCGCTCCCTGGCCGATCGAAACCATGGCAATGACCGAACCGATTCCGATGACGATGCCGAGCATGGTCAAGCCGGAACGAGCCTTATTCGCCGTAACTGCAGTATATGTCTCTTGGAACAAATCTGATGTCAGCATATTATTTATTTCGTTTATCTTCAACTATCTCGCCGTCACGCAGTACGATGATACGATGAGCGTGCTGGGCTACGTCGTATTCATGGGTAATCAGGATGATCGTGTGTCCTTCTTCCTTGTTCAATTTTTCAAAAGTATCAAGCACTACCTGCCCGGTCTTAGTATCAAGATTGCCGGTCGGCTCGTCGGCCAAGATTATGGAAGGACTATTAACTAATGCCCGAGCGATCGCTACGCGCTGCATCTGACCGCCGGAAAGCTGATTGGACAAATGACGCCAGCGGTCTTCATCGAGTCCGGCAGCCGCCAAGGCGGCCTTAGCTCGCGACTCGCGTTCAGCAAGAGGGATTTCGGCATAGACCAGAGGCAGCATCACATTCCTAAGTACCGTAGCGCGCGACAAAAGGTTGAACGACTGAAAAACGAAGCCTATCTTGTGCCCCCTGATGTCAGCTAACTGGTCGTCGGTCAATTTGGACACGTCCTGGTCATCGAGAAAATACTCGCCGCTGGTCGGGCTATCAAGCGCCCCGATGATGTGCATCAAGGTCGATTTGCCCGAACCGGAAGGTCCGGTTATGGCCACGAATTCTCCCTTTTCTATCTTGAATGAGACGTTCTTCAGGACATGGGTTTCGCCTCCGCCATTCTTGTATATCTTATTGATATTCTTGCATTCGATCATGCTTTTCAGTTACGCGAGCCTCCTCCGAATACGCCGAACCCTCCTCGCGTATTAGTGGGGCTGGTCGTCGTCTTAGCTGCCGAACTGACGGTACTCAGTATGACTACATCGCCGTCGTTAAGGCCTTGGGTTATTTCGGTTTCGGTATCATTCGCTAATCCGATCTGGACAGTTTTCCTTTCTGGTAAGTTGGGCGAAGTTATGGGAGTACCTGTGTCGGCTGCTGTGGCGTCTGCCCCAGACAGTATCTCGATATATGAACTGTTGCCGTCAGATTTTATAGCGGAATTAGCGACCATTACGGCGCCAGATTTTCGGTCGGTGATTACCGATGCGCTCACGCTCATGCCTGGCTTGACCCGCTCATCCTGGGTATCGAACACTATTTTGACGCCATAGCTGACAACCCCCTGGGAAACCGTACCGATCGTATCGACACTTCCGACCACACCGCTGATGGACAAACCATCAATAGCGCTGAAAGTCAGCATGGCTTTCTGCCCGGTCTTGACTCTGGCGGCATCGACTTCATTCAAAGTAATGCTCGCCACCTGTGACTGGGTAATGACCGTAGCGACGGCGGTGGCTGGAACCGCCTCATCGCCGACCTTGAGCGCTATCTTGGCGATTACGCCGTCGATCGGCGATACGATCTTGGCCTCTGCCAGATTTTCCAGTGCTAGAGAGTAAGAATTTTCGGCCTGCGACAACTGCGCCCTAAGCGAAGCCAGGTCTTCCGGCCGAGGCTTGGCGACTTTCAAAGCATATTGCGCCTGGGAATTCTCGTAAGAAAGCTTTTTTGAGGCCAAGTCTGTCTGGGCCGAATCTAGGGTTTTTTTGTTATCCAGCTGAGCCTGGTCATAGGCCGACTGTGCCGATTCCCAGGCCGACTTGGCACTAGCGGCGCTATTTTTTGAAGACAGGTCGGATGAAGAGAAATTCAGCTTGGCATTGGTAATCGACTGTTTGGATGATTGGGTCGAGTTCAAAGCGGACAGCATGCTCGATTCTTGCGAAGATGCCGCTTGCCGGTATGAATCCAGCGTAGCTTGCGATAGGCTGGAAGCCGTAATCGTATTCAATAATAGTTGATAGACATTATGTTCCAAGATCTTCATCTTCTGTAAAGTATCCATGGTCATGTCGAGTAATTCTTCCTCTTGGGCCCTGTTCCAGCTGATCGAAACCGATTGGTACCGGGCATCCAAGGCAGCCAAAGACTCCTTCGCCACGAGATAAGACGTTTGCGAATCAGACATGGTCTGCGAATTCATGACGCCAAGCAGGGTCTTGTCAGGAAAAGTAGCGGTGCGATCTATCCCCAAGACGCTGTCGGCCGACACCAGAGCAGAGCGCAAACTTAGCATGGCCGAACTGACGGAATTCTTGGCATTATCATAAGCGTTTTCCAGCGCCTGGCTATTGCTGTTGTCGGTCACCGGCTGGCCGGACAGTGAATTCTGATACTGCACCTTGGCGCTATCGTACTGCTGCTGGGCCTTTTTCAGCGCTTGCTCGGCCGTCTGCTTGGTGTATTCGAACGAAGTCTTGGCCGAATCATAAGAGAGCTTGGCCGAATCGACCGACTTCTGCGACACAGCCAAATCTTCCCTGGTCGGTCCGGCAATTTTCAGATTCAAACTCGCACGAGCCGAATCGACGCTATTCTTGGCCTGGCTGGCTTGATTTTTAAGTTCTTTATTATCGAGTTGCATTATGGCATCGCCAGCCTTTACCGCCTGCTTTTCCTTAGCCAAGACGGCCACTACATTGGCCGTACTCTTGGGTTTGATATCGATCTGACTCAAAGCCTCTACCTGACCGGTACCAGTGATCGAAACCACCAAGTCGCCGCGAAATGCTTTGCCTAAAACGTATTGAGTAGGGACGCTCTTAGTCTGGCTGGACTGATACCAATAATAACCGCCGCCCAACAGCAAAATCGAGAGAACAAGCTTCTTCTTATGTGATTTAAGATAAGTGATAATTTTTTCTGTCATCTTGATGGCGTTTACTGCTTGTTAAAGATGCGGATGAATTTGGCATTGATCTGGCCTTGCTCATTCGGATCGCCCATGACCATAACCTCGTCGCCAGTCTTAAGATCGGTGATGGAGAGATTCTGGCGGCGCTCGACGATCGAGGTGTCCTTGCCGACAATGACCGTCTTCTCGATATTGTCAGCTCCCTTGATGGCAAAGGTGCTGGAAGCGATCTTGATGATCTTGCCGCCCGCACCATGCGGGTTCATCATGAAGCGCCCGTCGTTGAACGGCTGAAAACCGCCAAAACCCCGGTCGCGATCGCGACGATCGAAATCGCCCATCATCATGCCAGGGCGCGGGCCGCCGAAATTGCTCGGATAATTCTTTTCCCAGCCGTAGGCGAAATTAGCTTTTTTGAAACCGACGATCATCCCTAGGCGGAAAGCGCCCAGCACGATAATCAAGGCAGCGATCGCCACCAAGGTCCATTTGAAATAATCAGATTTGACGACTTTTTCCATTTCCATATATTTATCTTAATGAGCCAGCCTATGCGGACGATGAGCCAACTCTTGTATTAATATTTTCAAAGCTAATAATGACACGAACAGACCGAGCATCAGCCAGATGGCCGAAGCGACTGGTAACGATTCTACAAGATAGGTCGAATAGATCTGCCAATTGGAAATGACCGCCTTGTAGTCGGAAAATAGCATCTTTACTAGCACCCAGGCCTCGGAACTGGCAAATTCCAGCACAGCCGCTTTGCCCCAAAAAATAGCCGAGATCCCGAAAACAGCCACCATGGAGATAGCGGCGGCTAGCCTGAGTCGGAAATAAAGCACTTGCTTGCGATAAATAGCCAACATTACATCGCCGAACAGCCTCTCGTTCGGCTGCAGAATCGGCATGGAGTCCAAGGCCTCTTCTATTTTGTGTTCAATAATCGATTGTGTCATATCATTGTTCATATTGATATATACGTAAGTAAATAAAAAATGGTGCAATTCGTCATTGACCATTCAGCATGAGCTTCCTTAATTTTATCAGGGCCCGGCGATGCCGGCTTTTGACCGTATCCAATGGTTCCTTATTCATCGCCGCAATCTCAGCAAAAGTTATCTTCTCTCCGTAATACAGGAGCAGGAGCACCCTGTCTTCGGGCGGCAGCTTAAGCAGCTGTTCCTCCAGCTCTTTTTCCAATTCAAGTTTCTCCAATTTCTCCAAAGCCGAAAGTTCGCCGGAGGCGACTGATTCGAAAATATCTTCATTTCCGTCTTCACCAGCCACCACGGAGACTGTTGCGATTTTCTTTTTGCGGAAATAATCGATTAGGGTCCGTCTAGCGATTGTGAAAATCCAAGTCTTGAAACTTTTATCCGAATCATATTTATTGATGCCTCGCCAGACTTTCAAAAAAATTTCCTGGGTCAGGTCCTCTGCTTGAGAAGCATTGCCGATCGCACGGAGAATGAAACCATAAACCAGCGGCAGATACCGCGCCACCAAGACTTCCAGGGCGGGGTCGTCTCCATTTCTATAAGCTGTTATCAGTTGTTCATCGGTTAATAGCTCCATATCCACATACTAGGGCTTAAGTTAAAAATTGGCAAAGCGCGCATCATGTCAGGGTTTTCTTGTCGGTCATTTGCCATTGCGCCAAAGATTGTCGAACAACTGGCGATAATTATCCGCTAGATGCCGGTTACTTATCTTTATGCCGACCAAATTGTTATTTTCCATTGAAAGGATACTGACTATATCCCCCAGAATATACAAAGCGAACTTATTTACGGAACTGCTTGCGGGCAGCCGTCTCATCTCCAGGCCTTGCCTCGATTTGTAATAAGCCAGCTTCTTTTTTTCCAATACCGAATCATTGATAAGCAGTTTGGTCCGGATGTTCTTTTCTTGCCGCATTCTCTTGATCCGATCATGCCACTCCCGGCCGAAGACGAAGCCCCACTCTTCTTGCCAGACGAATTCGTCCCTGATGATCTTCATGGTTTCCTCCGGCTGAGCCTGGCGCAGCATGGACATATATATCTTCTTCAACCCATCCTGTCCCTCAAAAACGACGACCTCGGGAACGCTTATGGCGCTGTGGCTCAAGGCCTTGACTGCCAACTCAACATCCTCCAGTACGGTTTTTTTCAATGCAAGCTGGCGCTCTTCGCCCCTTATCAATTGTTTTAATGCTTCAAGATCTTCAGCCACGAACTGCTTGACCTCGTTCTTGTAAGAGGTACCCACCAGTCCCTTGCCGATCAGCGAATTCAATGATGTATAGACGCTGCTGCGCGAAAGGCGGCATTTTTTAGCGATATGCGTAGCGCTGACCGGAGAGTCGGTTAGCAGCACCTCATAGATGGCCGCTTCATAGTCCCCTAAACCTAAAGATTTCAGATGCTCTTTTAACATATAATGGCTTTATTGCTTGTTGTCGTAACTGTACGACACATTGTACATTATACCAAATATTCTAAGATGAAGGCAAACGCTCATTACAATTACATAAATAAAAGGAGAAAGACATGAAAACCGAGATAGCTTCATCGCAAAAGAATTGGGAAGATGGCGGGTGTTTGCCCTTGCCGCTAGCCAGCATCTGGATTACCGGCGTCTGCCAGCTCAAATGCCGCCACTGCTATGAAGGAGGCGGCCGGAGCCGGAGGAACCACCTGCCTATCGATGAGATCATCCTTACGCTGGACCGACTCTCGCCTTTCGTCAGGTCGTTCTCTTTCATGGGCGGCGAACCGCTGTGCCATCCCGAGATCGCGGAAATCTGTGACTATGCCAAAAACCGGCTCGGAAAGTACACTCTGCTAGTCAGCAACGGTCAAGCGTTTTCCGAAAACCTGGTCGAGCGGCTGCGAGGGAAAATCGATTGCATCAAGCTCGGCATGGATGGCATGAACGCCGAACATCATGACGCTGTAAGGGGCGAAGGCAGCTTTGACAAAGCCTTGCGCTCCTGGCGGCTGCTAACCCCTAACATCCCGACAATGTGTAAATTCACGGTCAATGCGCGAAATATGACAGAGTTGCCCCGAATCGCCAGCTTTTACCAAGAATTGGGCGCCAAAAGACTGATACTCAACGGCTGGCTCCGGATCGGAAACGGGTCGTCCATATGGAATCGCCAGTTCGCCCTGTCACCTGCCCAAATGTCATCGATAAACCGATTCGTTGCCGAGGAACTCAAGCCGAAATACAGCGCTTTTCCCATCTCCCGCTCCTGCTCGCTCGATAACGGCTGCATTGACCATCCCGCCAGGACTTATTACGTCAACCGCGATGGCGCGGTCTCGCCTTGCATCTTTTCCGGCAGTCTAGCGCTCGGCAACATCCGCGAGCCAAGCCAAGACACCGGCGCCCTGCTGTCTCTCGTAGACCGCCAGCGCCGCCATTACCGCAACCTACACACTCTCGAGCCGTCTGTCTCGCTGGACCCTGCCAAAGTCAACGACCCCGCGCTCTTCCTGCCCGCAGATGCATGCCCTCATTAAAAAGGAGACTGTCATGAACACGAAAGCCCCGATCATCCAACAGCATGAGCTGACCAGTAAGTGCAACAACAATTGCCGCTTCTGCTACAACCCGGAACGATGCTGGCAATCGATCGCCGCACCCAGAAATGAAGACAGTGAACGCAATCTTGAAGTGGCCCGAATCTCGATTGCCAAGGGCGTGATGGCTGCCTGCCCGACTGGCGGCGAGCCGCTGCTGGCAGGTGACAATCTCATTAATGTCTTGAAGATCTATCGTCAGGCCGGCTGCTACACCAGCATCAACACCAATGGACGATTAATCACACGTGAGCGGGCCGAACGCCTGTCCGATCATGGCTTGAACTCAGCCCTGATATCACTGCATGGCGTCGGCAAGCTGCACGACTCGATGGTCGGCGAAGCGGGTGCCTTTACGGAAACCCTCGCCGGTATGGCCAACCTCGCCGACTCTGGCGTCCGCGTCATGCCCAACTTCGTGGCCACGGCACAAAATCTGCACGGTCTCGATGCCGTCGCCCGTCTGCTGCTCGATCGCGGCTTCAGCGCCATGACCGTTACGCCTTTTCTGCCATCCTGGGCTGCCCCGGAGCATGAACAATTCATCCTGCAGGCCGAACACTACCGCCGGTATTTCCAGGTTGTGAAGAAAATCGCTTCGATCGGCATGAAAATCGACTCTACCTTGCCTATACCGCCCTGCGTCCTAATCAAATTTTTCCCCAATGACTGGCAATCGCACCTGATCGCCCTGTCGCCCCGGGTCTGCATGGCCGGCAAATCATTCGGAGTGGTTTCGCCAGACGGGCGCTTCCGCGCCTGCATCCAAGCGCCTTATCTCGACGACTATGGCGGCGATGTGATGAAGAATTACGATGACAGCTGGAGCAAGGCCAATGGCTGGGCTGAACACAAGCTTTTGCCCCAAGAATGCCTTGACTGCGCCGCTCTCCCGGTCTGCGGTGGCGGCTGCCGCACGAGCTGCCTCTGGGAAAACCAAGGCTTGCCGGAAGGCAAAACCATGTATATGGGCCGGCCTCTTTCCGACGATGAGGCGCAACCATTCATCGAAAGGATGATAGTCGAAACGATTTCCGAAGTGGCGCCATACGAATGGAATGCCAGGATAATGTCCCGGCAAGAAAGCTGGGGCACCATCGTCTTCAATCCCGGCAACCAATCATTTTGCCTGCTGTCTCCAATCCTTGCTGGATACATGATGGCGCCTTCGCTGGATTTTCAAGACCAGCACACCACCCAGGTTCTCCTGGCCGTAGGCGCTATCAAACGCTCATCGGCACATAACACTGAAACCGTAATGGCACCAGCCGAGGCCAACGTCTTGTCTGCCAACTCGATTCTCCCTCGCCTGGCAGGAAACCTTCAAAACTCCTTGCAAGCACGGCAGCTAAGAGCTGACACCGGAGAACGCTTGTTCTTTTGAAATGCACTTTCAAAAACCCGTACAGTCATCTGTGCGGGTTTTTCTTGCTGGAAATTATGGCATCGCCTCGGCCAGTTCCTTGATTTTCGGCAGGATTATCTCCCAAGACTCGAGCGTCATGCTGTAATACTTTTCCGCCTCGGCCAGTACGGCGAAGTCGCCATGCCTGAGCTTAAGCGTCGTCTTGCTCTCTTGCTCAGAGAGCTCAAACAATATCCCATCATCATCAGTTACCGGCATTCTGCCCATATCAACATCGAAGACCGTGAATTGTAGTATCTTTTCCGGGATGACTTTCGTTACATTGCCTTCGACTTCCACTTTCCCTGTCGCGCTTTTCCAAAGGACAGGGCTGCCCAGCTGCCAATCCGATTCGACTCGGATGTCGCTCGAAAATCCTGGCGTCCACTTGTCCGTATATTCCGGCATAGTAAGCACTTTCCAAACCTTGCCAGCAGAAGCATCTATTTCAACCGATTTTTCAATGAATAATCTGCTCATATACTCAATATTTATCGTGGATAATTGGGGTCGTGGCTGATCATCCACTGGATGCCGAATTTGTCAGTCAGCATTCCGAAGTAGGAGCCCCAGAATACTTTTTCGAGAGGCATATCTATTTTCCCGCCCTGGGACAGTTTGGCGAGCAGCTGATCAGCCTCAGCGTCGCTGCCGACACTGAGCGAAAGCGAAAAATTATTTCCGACTGCCAGCTTCTGCCCCATCGACTCCAAGGAGTCTGTTGCCATAAGGGTGCTGTCTCCGATTCTTAAGGCCACATGCATCAGCTTGTCCTGTACTTCGCTCGGAAATTTCGATGCGTCTGGGGTTTCTTTGAATCTCTGGATCATCGAGAACTCTCCGCCAAAGACGGCTTTGTAAAAATTAAAGGCTTCTTCGGCATTGCCGGCGAAATTCAAATAAGGATTCATCTTAATCATATGTTTATTCTAAGTATTATTTTTTGAATGTACCTCCGGTTGATTAAATAAGCATTAAGGAGCTAGAAAATTAAATGGACATGGCGCCTCCCTTGAATGCTATGATATTCGTCTGTATGATGAAATTATCACCAAAAAAAGCAGGTCGTTAATCAATGCTAGGCTTTAATTATTCAAAATAACATGCAAAAATACGTGGCCCTTCTCCGCGGAATAAACGTCGGAGGAAACAAAAAAGTCCCGATGCCTGAACTCAGAAAAATTTTTGAGGATTCGGGCTACCTTAATGTATCCACCTACATCAACAGCGGAAACGTCATATTCGAGACGGACCGCCAGGGTGCCGAACGCCTGGCAAAAGAATTAGAGACTCTCCTCAAAAAAGCGTTCGGCTTCGACATCAAGTGCATTATGAGGGACAAAAAGAACATCCTGAACCTTCGTCGTAAAATACCATCCGATTGGGAAAACGATACCGAGCAGAGGACTGACATTTTATTCTTGAGTGAAGAATTCAATAACAGAAAATCCCTTGACCTGATTGTCCGTACCACGGGCGTAGACAATCTGATATACATATCCGGAGCAATCGTTTGGAATATGAGGAGAGAAAATTATTCGAAGAGCAGCATGAAAAAATTCATCGGCACTATACTGTACAAAAACATGACCGCCAGGAACCTGAACACGGTCAGAAAACTTGCCGATCTCATGAGATAAGCATATCTTGCATCAAAAAAAATCCCACCAAGACCATGGTGGGATTTTTATATCTTTGGATTGTGTAAGTTTTTAAAAATATTATGACTTAGCTTTTCCATTTTTATTCAAAAATTCCTCAATAATCAATTTGTGGTCAAAAGCCAAATCGGCGGGCAACTCATTTAGTTTATACCAAGCTAAGCCGGCGGCATCGTCTCCGGGCCTAGGTTGGCCCGAAGCTTCAACTGAATAAGCCAAATTAATTACCTGCTTGGGATGCCGGCTTGGATTACTATACGCTCCGACTAAACTGACCTTGCTAACGCTCAAACCTAGTTCTTCTTTAACCTCCCTTTTCACCGCATCTTCAGCAGATTCATCCCATTCAACATAGCCGCCTGGGAGAGCCCAATAATCTTTGAATGGGTTCGCTCCGCGCTTGATTAACAAAATCGAATCATCTTTAACGATAATCGCATCAATTGAGACGCCCCTATTTGCAAATCTTCCACAATGGGAACACTGTTCATTGTTTTTTAATTCCATAAATGTTTGTGTCATATAAAAAGCACTCCTTGAATTAAATAATCCCAACTTCGGCAAGACTGGCGACTAGCTCGGGAAAATTATTATACTTAATTGGATAAAAACCGACGGCATCAGATGATTCTAGACTTTTGGCGGTATCATCGATAAAAACAAGCTCTCCCGCTAAAATCCCCAGCTGACCAATAAGAACATCGAAGGCCCTGGGGTCCGGCTTTATGAAACCGATTTCCGTTGAGACGGCCACCGCATCAAATATCTCCATCAGGCCTGCCTCCCTCATCTTTTCAACTCCCTCGGCCGTATTATTGCTCAAAATGCCGATCTTATACCCCTTAGCCTTAAGTTGCTTTGCCAAATCCAGAACATCGCTATTAATCTGGTGCGTGTTCAGCGATTCAAGAAAGTTCAACAAATTATCTATTTTTTCCGATCTGCCCAACTCATTCAAAATCTTAGCCCAAAAATCATTCTTCGAAAGTTTATCGTGATTTAACAGATGGTTATTTGCAAAATAAACCGACCTATAAACTTCGTGGGGCACATCCAAAAGCTCGAGAATGCGGCGATTAAACTCTGAGCTCGGAATGCCAGCAATAACTCCCCCGTAATCAAAACCGATTGCTTTAAAATTCATGTTATTGAAATAAATATTACTCAAACCATAACACAAAAATTCCAGAAACTAAACAATCCTATCGAAAAAAAATGATTAAATTTAAAGACGCTAAACAATAAAAATATATTGACAAACAATAAACCGTCAATTATGATGACCATATAAAAATATAAATACCCCCCATGAAAAAAGGCTCAACTATTTTTCTTCAGGCAGTCATCGTGCTCATCGGCATCGTGGCGCTAGCCATTATAATCCGGCTTCCCTTGAGTGAGGGGAGGGCTGCAAACTTAGACCTGTTCAGTATTTACACTGATCCGTTCATTATATATGGATACCTGTCGTCTAGCGCATTTTTTATCGCCCTGTATCAGGCGTTCAAACTACTCGGATATATCGGACAAAATAAAGTATTCTCGCTAAACTCCGTAAAGGCTTTAAGGAATATAAAATATTGCGCGATCGTACTAAGCGTTTTGATTGTGCTAGCAGCGCTATATATCAAGATATTCCACGCTAAAGATGACGATCCGGCGGGTTTTCTTGCCCTATGTATTGTGACTACTTTCATCTCTGCAGTAATCGCCACTGCGGCGGCTGTGTTTGAAAAAACTTTGCAAAGCGCCGTCGACATCAAGTCGGAGAATGATTTAACCGTTTAACTGCATGGCTATAATAATTAACATCGATGTGATGCTAGCAAAAAGAAAGATGAGCGTCACCGAGCTTGCAGAGAAAGTCGGCATCACCATGGCCAATATCTCCATATTGAAAAATGGCAAGGCAAAAGCAATCCGACTATCAACCCTGGAGGCCATTTGCGAAGCTTTGGATTGCCAGCCTGGAGACATTTTGGAACATAAAAAGTAACGAAAACGTCATCATATAAAAAGAACGATCAAAATCGTTCTTTTTTGTTACAGCCTCTTGAGTGCCCTCAGGAGGCAGGGATGCTGACGTGACAACTATTTGATTATAAGGGTGGCGACAAACGCGATAATCAGAAATGTGACCAGGTTGTATGAACTGTCTGAAAAAAATCTTTTCCAAGCAAGGCTGCCTTCTGATTTTCCCCAAAGGATATTCTGTCCAATCATCGGCACCGTGAATGCTATCCAAATCGTTATCACATAGAAGAAAACGGCATTGGCTGGCCCGCCATTCTGAATCGTATAACTCGTCACAAAAGCGATGAACAAAGAGGTGAGAAGCGATAAGATCGTCTGCGCCGAATAGCTTTTCCACATTTTCGGCTTAGCCTCGGCAATCAACTTCTGCTTTTCTTCGCTTGATAACTTATCGAAACCCAAATACTGCATATGCCACTTACCCATCGGCGTTGAGTCCATGTACCAAAGAGTTCCCGTGATGGCGCTGATTACGGCGCCCGCAACGCCTACTAAAATGATTGTTCCCATAGATTTAAGCTAATATATTAACCCGATTTCAGTGGGCAACCCACTGCTATTCTTAATTATATTAAATATTTATTGTTAAGCATTAATTAAGGGGTTTATTATAGTTTTTAAAAAATTTCAGTTCTTTTCTTTCCCACAAATCAAAATTACCTCCGGCCCCCATATGGGGGCCGGAGGTAATCCCACTCAAGACACCGGCAAGTCAGGCGGATACTTATTGATGACTTAAGAAGTGTTGACCTAATAGTTAAGGACAAAAACGACATCAATTGGTTAGTAGACCCGCCAAAATTTAAATAAAAATATACGACAGAAAATTATTCACTATCCTCCTCTGCGACATCTGCAATTTCATCCGATATTCGTTTAATAAGCAGCTTTAATGACGTTCTGTCCAGGGCGATAATTTTCTTTGTGCCATAAACAAGGTTTAACTCCTTCATTAAACCTCTCACTTTAGATCTTGATTTGGCAAATTCGGCATTAGAACTCAAAAAATCGAGTACCGATATTAAGATTCTGTTCGACCTGCCCATGGAACGTTCTAGTACTTGCTGATAAATATCCTGCGTTGAAAGCAGCACACTAGTGTAAAAATATGGATCCTCATTCTTTAGATCTCCGAAAAATTCTGGATCAACTTCCCAAGGTGCATAGGTAAGGTGAGCCGCCCACCATAAACGAGCGAGCGCATGTCGCCTCAAATCGCGATCACTATCACCAACCGCAAACCAATGTTCAAACAAATACCGAATCGCTTTTGCCTTCTTTTCATCGTCCTGCTCAATATCTGCATAGGCTCCGTCAAGTCCCCAGCGGGCAATCGTATACTTCCTAAATTCAACGTGGCTCAAATACATCCACAGGCGCGGATCAGACGCTTGAGTCTCGTCGATATCTTTATAATAACGATGCAAAGCGATTGCATTTTGAAGATCTGCTGAAACTGGATCCTTCTCAGGAACCTTAAGCTCTGGCTTTCTTCCTTCAAGCGTAATCGTTGATGATAACACCTGACTTTCGTCAACCGAAAAATCTTCTTCGAAATAACTAGCAAGCGATATACCGGAATATAGATTATTGCGCAATCTCTCCACTACCGCTGATTTAAAAATCTTTTGCGTTATTGTTTTACTCATAGAAGTCTTTTTCATCTTCTTCGTTAATAATAGTTTCCATTCCCTTGAGCCCTCGTGCTATGGGGTGGTCAAGAATTTTTTGCGCTGCTTCTAACGGATCCTTTTCTTCAAGCTTCTTCGACTCAAGGATTGCCTGAAGTCTTCCAAACCAATTAAGACCGCTATATTCTGCTGATGAATTTCGCACTTGATAAATCGAGTCAGCCAGTGCGGGTAGCACTATTGCGCTGTGCAGTATGCCAAGGAGTTGCTTTTGCTTTCGCACTTCGAGATAATTGCGCCAGTCTTCTTTCGACAGGACTATGGTTATCTTTT
The DNA window shown above is from Candidatus Falkowbacteria bacterium and carries:
- a CDS encoding radical SAM protein, producing MNTKAPIIQQHELTSKCNNNCRFCYNPERCWQSIAAPRNEDSERNLEVARISIAKGVMAACPTGGEPLLAGDNLINVLKIYRQAGCYTSINTNGRLITRERAERLSDHGLNSALISLHGVGKLHDSMVGEAGAFTETLAGMANLADSGVRVMPNFVATAQNLHGLDAVARLLLDRGFSAMTVTPFLPSWAAPEHEQFILQAEHYRRYFQVVKKIASIGMKIDSTLPIPPCVLIKFFPNDWQSHLIALSPRVCMAGKSFGVVSPDGRFRACIQAPYLDDYGGDVMKNYDDSWSKANGWAEHKLLPQECLDCAALPVCGGGCRTSCLWENQGLPEGKTMYMGRPLSDDEAQPFIERMIVETISEVAPYEWNARIMSRQESWGTIVFNPGNQSFCLLSPILAGYMMAPSLDFQDQHTTQVLLAVGAIKRSSAHNTETVMAPAEANVLSANSILPRLAGNLQNSLQARQLRADTGERLFF
- a CDS encoding sigma-70 family RNA polymerase sigma factor, yielding MELLTDEQLITAYRNGDDPALEVLVARYLPLVYGFILRAIGNASQAEDLTQEIFLKVWRGINKYDSDKSFKTWIFTIARRTLIDYFRKKKIATVSVVAGEDGNEDIFESVASGELSALEKLEKLELEKELEEQLLKLPPEDRVLLLLYYGEKITFAEIAAMNKEPLDTVKSRHRRALIKLRKLMLNGQ
- a CDS encoding radical SAM protein produces the protein MKTEIASSQKNWEDGGCLPLPLASIWITGVCQLKCRHCYEGGGRSRRNHLPIDEIILTLDRLSPFVRSFSFMGGEPLCHPEIAEICDYAKNRLGKYTLLVSNGQAFSENLVERLRGKIDCIKLGMDGMNAEHHDAVRGEGSFDKALRSWRLLTPNIPTMCKFTVNARNMTELPRIASFYQELGAKRLILNGWLRIGNGSSIWNRQFALSPAQMSSINRFVAEELKPKYSAFPISRSCSLDNGCIDHPARTYYVNRDGAVSPCIFSGSLALGNIREPSQDTGALLSLVDRQRRHYRNLHTLEPSVSLDPAKVNDPALFLPADACPH
- a CDS encoding biotin/lipoyl-binding protein produces the protein MTEKIITYLKSHKKKLVLSILLLGGGYYWYQSSQTKSVPTQYVLGKAFRGDLVVSITGTGQVEALSQIDIKPKSTANVVAVLAKEKQAVKAGDAIMQLDNKELKNQASQAKNSVDSARASLNLKIAGPTREDLAVSQKSVDSAKLSYDSAKTSFEYTKQTAEQALKKAQQQYDSAKVQYQNSLSGQPVTDNSNSQALENAYDNAKNSVSSAMLSLRSALVSADSVLGIDRTATFPDKTLLGVMNSQTMSDSQTSYLVAKESLAALDARYQSVSISWNRAQEEELLDMTMDTLQKMKILEHNVYQLLLNTITASSLSQATLDSYRQAASSQESSMLSALNSTQSSKQSITNAKLNFSSSDLSSKNSAASAKSAWESAQSAYDQAQLDNKKTLDSAQTDLASKKLSYENSQAQYALKVAKPRPEDLASLRAQLSQAENSYSLALENLAEAKIVSPIDGVIAKIALKVGDEAVPATAVATVITQSQVASITLNEVDAARVKTGQKAMLTFSAIDGLSISGVVGSVDTIGTVSQGVVSYGVKIVFDTQDERVKPGMSVSASVITDRKSGAVMVANSAIKSDGNSSYIEILSGADATAADTGTPITSPNLPERKTVQIGLANDTETEITQGLNDGDVVILSTVSSAAKTTTSPTNTRGGFGVFGGGSRN
- a CDS encoding ABC transporter ATP-binding protein, whose amino-acid sequence is MKSMIECKNINKIYKNGGGETHVLKNVSFKIEKGEFVAITGPSGSGKSTLMHIIGALDSPTSGEYFLDDQDVSKLTDDQLADIRGHKIGFVFQSFNLLSRATVLRNVMLPLVYAEIPLAERESRAKAALAAAGLDEDRWRHLSNQLSGGQMQRVAIARALVNSPSIILADEPTGNLDTKTGQVVLDTFEKLNKEEGHTIILITHEYDVAQHAHRIIVLRDGEIVEDKRNK